gttattttttgttcaAAGAGAAACCAGCTGTAAGTTATTTTAGATTGTATCTGTACCCAAACTTTTATGTTTGTCTCATGGAGGTTTTAGTAGAAGTAAAGTAAGGAGATAGATGATATTGGTAACACATCACAGGTGTTAAAGTTTTTAAGTAAAGAAGGTAATTCCATGATGGGCACCAGTGTTTACACATATCATTGATACCATCTACATAATTGATGGGGAATTTATATTAGAAAGTTTTCTTTATCATGGCAAAGATACTTAAAGCTTTTAAGTATCTTTGCCATGGTGTACATGCAACACAAAACAACCAATACATCATTTTTTGGCAATAAAGCGCGTCCTTAATCTTTTActtgttttcaatattttttttataatttctagTGTACCTTGTGGATATTTATAACATTATCGAAGCATTTCGTGAAAATGGTTTGAATACATTAGATCATTCAGCTGAGCTTGACGAGCCACGCTTAGAATGCATCATAGCCAGTATTTACTATGCATTGTACAAACGGTTACCTTCTACACATGCTGTTGATGTGGAAAATTGCATTGAGATACTAACACAATGGATCATGCATACATATGATAGGTAATGATGCTTTTTTGTTACCTTGCCATTTTTACACTTTAGAAAAAGTTTCCAGTGAATAGTGGTTGTGAATTTATCTATGATCACCATTTCTGAAGTCCATCTTTTTGTGGTGCTTTCATGACTTGTAAGTCGTGCATAGTTGTAAGTTGAGAACATTAAGCATCATTATGGCTGGCTTTGGCCCTGCAGTGGCACCATAAAATCATGAAGAATTGATCTTACAGACTTCATTCTGAATTTGAAGAAAGTTTTTGAAGAATAGCAACAGATACaaagtaaatatattttaatgtatttacctCCTTCTTTTCTTCATGTAGTGATGGAATTGGTAGGATTCGAGTTTTATCTGTAAAGACAGCATTGTCCACTTTATGTGAAGGAAGGCTTATTGACAAATTCAGATGTAAGTTTATGTATCAATTAATTGCACTTATTATTCCGTCCTATAAGGAGCCTTAATTATTTTATGTAAATCACTAAAGATATTACAGTGTATGTGAATTAAGAATTTGACATGCTTAATGAAGGTCTTGTTAAATTGTTGCTACTTTTCTGCACCACATGCTACTGTTGATCTTGTGGTTCAAACCTCGACCAATCATGCTGGAGACTATAAAAGTTTAAATCTATCCTTTTTGCTTAAtattcagcatgagaataataggattgatatctgaGGCGGTTGACTAGTTGAGTAGCTGTTATGCTTGCACATCTTCTGTAGCTTAAATGGGTGCTCTAAACGCACTAGAACCTGCTTTGCAGGACTGTCAGTAAAGTACACATTAACAACAGCGTATTTTATAAAAGAACaataagcaaaaaataaaaaaaattacttaaatagGAGTTAAGAAATGATCGTCCACATATTTCCAACATTCTCGCGTGTCTTctttatttgtgtatttgtgttcATACTGTTTATTGTGCCTCTTCCTCAATGTTTCTATTTTAGATGTGTTCACACAAATTTCAGAAAGCAACGGAATTTTAAGTGTAGCGAAACTTGACAATTACTTGCGAGATCTACTTACGGTGAGTTGTTAACTATAATATTATTGCTTTGTTGGAATTTACCCCCAGCAGACATTTCAGttgtgtttctttgtttttagttGCCTTGTGCTGTTGGCGAAGAACCGAATTTCAGTTATAGCGAGGATATACTGGATTCTTTTTTTCAACCTGGAGTAAGTTATAGACTTGGATAATGTATTattattaactgatagctattttcaaccggtttTAAGGAAAATCCGTTgctttgattggctaattttaCCCTCGGTTTTAACGTTATTCAAATACTTCAACGCGTGTTTTTGATTTGAGCCAACCATGGTGTTGTAGTATATACCTTTTGTGATCATTGTAGGCATTAAATCGAACACATACGAAACTGGATGATTTCTTGAACGCCTTCATGAATGAGAATGCAAATGGAGTTCTGTTGTGGTTACATATGTTCAATAAGATTTCAAAAGCTTCATGTGGTGAGAATAAATCGTTTTATGTTTGagcgaatgaatgaatgaatgaataaatggatgagtgaatgaatgaatgaatgaacgaatgaatgaataaatgaattatgTTTCATGCAGCATTGCATTTgctgaaactttttaaaaccctGCATAAATCAGTTATATTCGTTAACTTGCTTTGTATAAGCgtaaaaagaatgaatgaatgtgtATTAGTGGCGCATTCATCAAGTTTTATAGGTAGAAATAAAGTGTTTTTACCGAACcttgcaaacaaaaaaataaataaactaaaagtttattttgtattttgctttttttatcagTTGAACATGCTATCCTATGTAAAGGCTGTGGCAAAAAGGATTTTACAGGCTTAAGGTATGTTTATTTCTTcctgataaagatttttttgccgaatcataaatgttttaattattttaattcttttatttatttatttacaaaatttgtttttctatagATATAAATGCCTGACATGCTACAACTATCAACTCTGCCAAGTAGGTTATTTTTAGTATGAAATCTAATATAAAGCTATTAATAGACTTGTTGATCACGGTCAAATCTCGATAACTCGAATTTTCAAGGGACTGAGTGAAATAGTTTGTCTTAAATGTTTGAATTAAACGAAACTTTCATTAAGTCAAATTTAGTCAAAAAATAGTAGTTCGATTTAGAGCGGTTTTTTTTAAGAGAGCATGCAAGTCCCTTGTAAATTGCATTTGAAAGGGAACATTTATATTACGTCATGATTCGATGAAGCTAAGGAAACTTAAAATCGGACATTTAGTCTGTCTTTGATTTCCTTTTCTCAAGTAAAAACGTACCCGAAGAAATTAACCTCGGAGAACTAAAAAATGGGTCAAGTTAACGAATGTTTGAGTTATCCAAAGTTCGAGTTAaccagttttttttataaaaaagtatagAGATAAGTTTAAAGGTCCAAAAAACATGATTCGAGATAATAAAAGTTCAAATTAGACGGTGTTTCAGTTACCTGGAGTTCActgtatttttttgtgtgttaggACTGTTTTTGGCGTGAGCGGGTGTCTGGATCTCACAAGGCTGACCATGATATGAAGGAATATAGCTCGTGGGTATGTATGTTATTTGAAAATGTCATTCTCATGCTCAGTAAGCTGGcaacaaattaattaaaattgggAGAGAGTTAAGAAAGTGATCAAAATTAAAaccaatcaaaaaaatataaaaaatttatgagTCCGTTGAAGTTGCCTTTcccttaaaaaattattttcgcgcTAGTCTGTTAAAAATCATTTGGCATTTTTCTcttccatttttatttctgtGTGTTAATCATTTTCATGATAGATATATTATCTGATCGGGAAACGTCTGGCATTGGACTATGTTTAGAGTTGACACTGACTATAAGTTATGTTTGCTGATACAAACAAGCAAAGCTGTTTGATTGACCGACTGTTGCTCTTAAGTAATGGGGAGCATGCACTGTGTTTACTCAGTTTTCCATTCCACTTAAATGAAAAACTTCTAACTAGTTGGTTTAAATGATTATTTAATTTGTGTAAATGAGATTGAtgtttcttttataattttatcgTATGTTTTGCAACAATAGGCTGTTTATATGAAATTATAAAAGAAAGAATTGGTTATGCTAGAAGATAGGAGTAAATCATTTTATCTGTGGATTTCGTTTTATAATTTATGAGAATGTAATAATAAGTTTAGTTAAAATATTCGTAAAACGATCTCTTTTAAGTACATACACCACAAAAAGTAAATCCTTGACCCtatattttttaccttttaatAATGAAAGATGAGTGAACCAAATTTTAGAACGtgtaaaatatgcaaaaaaaaatctttatcaaagGAATAAATGTTTAACATAGTAAAACTTATATTAAAATCAAGTTATGGCATGTCTGGTattttttcaaggttttttttGGGTAAGTCCACTTTGCTATTTGCATGTTGTTATTTGTTGACGATGGCCTTGCACATCTGGGCCACCATGTTCTTCCTGTAAGTGAGACAAAGTTGATCAACACATTTGagaatgaaataataattttatttgttgTGAAATATTTCGTGTTAAGATCTTCACCTTCTTTGTACATTTCTTTCCAAAAGAATTAATTCTTTCACTTCTCCTTTTTATCTCTTTTAGTTGCAGGTGGTTTTGAGTAATGCCAGTAAAATTGGAACAACTTATAATAAAGGCAATCACCCAGatacacctgcatgctaaatctATTTCTCTACTATACaatttaacaaatatttttttaagcgaCGAGATCGTTTTAAATGAAattgatattaataggttaaGAACGAAACTTTGTTTATGTAATTACTTCTTGGGAATATGGAAGCTAACCGGTCGCCATCTTGTATGTTTTTCTGTAGGCCATTGCACAGTAAGGTAGAACAATTTCCATCTGTACACTTTATCTTTTTCTGGTGTTGCAATTTATGACATTGACCGTCTTTTAATCCGTCATGGAGACGTCACAAGATAGTGTTTAAAGAAGACgtcaaattatattttaaaacgtCAAAAAGATGTATCTAAAGTACTTTGTTTTTCAGACGTACAACTTTATCGTCTTTGTTAGGAACTACTAAAGAGCCTGGGAACAAACCTGGTGGTCACTATTGATATTCAAGTCGAAAGCACgagttttacaaaaaaacaacctGAAACTTTAGTTATCTCTACCGATTATAAAAAAGAGGTTATGTCAGGGGTTGTCAAGCATAGTTTCTCAAAATGTTGTTAAACTAGGTGACAGGCGTGCGGGGTATCTAGTCTTGTTTATTCAACATTCCTTACGTTGTATTTACGAAAAAGTAACAAGTAGATTGCTATGTCTTTCTTTAGAATAAGGGTGAGAAAGGAACTTCAGTGAGGAAGAGACTGTTATGCTCTCCTTCGAAAGCCAGTGGACAAAAACTTCCTGATTATCCAAAAGAACCGGAACCGAATAAAACTCTCGATTTGAGCAACATTGTGTAAGTAATTACCTAATCACATTTCtttggaaattttgtaattgtaaaacaaaatcaaGTATTACTTTCGTCTTGTGTTCTTTCAGTCCGCCGCTACCTTCTTCAGAGCCTAACTCGCCAAACGCAACATTAACTCGAACGCCTCGCTTCATGATGGGCAGCGTGAGTCAGCATTCTAATTTATCACGAACCAGCAGCACGAAATACTCGCAGGATTCTGTCACAAGGTATTATAACATTAACAATATTTAGTTTTCATGCCATAACTCACTCAACCTCAACAAAATCATTCATGTAAATTTACTAACACCCGTACCCAGAATGATACGATTTTATCATCATATACTATGTACTGATGCTCTAATAAGGGTGCTTTAAAAGGGCGTGTCTACAGCTCcccttaaaaaatgtaaaactatAAAAGTGCGCAAGTGCAACAACAAATGCATCTTCCACATGCTACAGGAAAGCACAATTTGAATGTCAGTTATGTTGGTAGGTTCCGGTTTTTGAGGGTTGCGTTTTAATTTGTGTTTTGTGGCTAGCCTATTATAAAACCTGtgtattattttgttatgaaatatttttcacCAACCCTTGTAATGTTTTTAGACAAGACGACGAACACCGGTTAATATCACTTTACGCGCAAAGGTATGTTAAATCTCGTGTCATATTTGGTATGTATACAATACAACGGttgtttcttgtttttaatTCGATCATGTGTTAGATGGagcgaatgttatttcttgcttGTTTCAACGCTCGtttctcattttttattttacgtcGGGAAAAATATGCTAACCTGAAATGACATTGCAAAGGTAGCCTATTATAGAATGGTTGTTTTTACTCTTTAAGAAATATCCTCGTGCAGTTTTTAACTGTCAGTTCTCGTCATACTTACTTTATAGTGCGGATTATTTTTCGATAGGTTGGCTGAGGACTCATTAAACCGCAAGGTATGTGTCCTACCTAACATTTCTCTGTTTAGTTTTACACTAGCTGTGTGAAAAAGTTACTGCTTGATAACCTTACAGTCTCATTGTTCATCATATCACTTGTAATAAAAAAGGgaaaagaatttatttaattttgcgtCTGGACAACATTTTAACAACCAATAAAAATTCCGAACGCCCTATGTTTTAATGTAATAAAAATCAAGCCTTTTAAGCGCCGACGTTTAAACTTAGGACTGTCGCCATagatgctttataagaatatcataattctaaccaggctggtctatttttcta
The genomic region above belongs to Hydractinia symbiolongicarpus strain clone_291-10 chromosome 4, HSymV2.1, whole genome shotgun sequence and contains:
- the LOC130641128 gene encoding dystrobrevin beta-like isoform X2 yields the protein MNSPALYHRSISLNGTMNKKHGNALKKFLIEMKSKNFDDIKRATNRAAAKLFFVQRETSLYLVDIYNIIEAFRENGLNTLDHSAELDEPRLECIIASIYYALYKRLPSTHAVDVENCIEILTQWIMHTYDSDGIGRIRVLSVKTALSTLCEGRLIDKFRYVFTQISESNGILSVAKLDNYLRDLLTLPCAVGEEPNFSYSEDILDSFFQPGALNRTHTKLDDFLNAFMNENANGVLLWLHMFNKISKASCVEHAILCKGCGKKDFTGLRYKCLTCYNYQLCQDCFWRERVSGSHKADHDMKEYSSWNKGEKGTSVRKRLLCSPSKASGQKLPDYPKEPEPNKTLDLSNIVPPLPSSEPNSPNATLTRTPRFMMGSVSQHSNLSRTSSTKYSQDSVTRQDDEHRLISLYAQRLAEDSLNRKSPSKTSSSSITASEPTSEQKELISNLEERNKSLLSEIRLLKAEHEEAIQNAQQMGCDPNLLTELHALRQRKDELEMRMSALQETRRELMVQLEGLMKLLKHNQMNSPRHVTRVASGAGLSEMASKRPSGPPAGGNSLLMRGVNGEVKEAFGKTTVKEGSCGQDLRVDLMTAVEEVTTAMTSVVKELKDGGRTTTSSHATSCNDDAKLTDIRPVNSTQINNTEVRVY
- the LOC130641128 gene encoding dystrobrevin beta-like isoform X3; amino-acid sequence: MVLNKDLSRGMNSPALYHRSISLNGTMNKKHGNALKKFLIEMKSKNFDDIKRATNRAAAKLFFVQRETSLYLVDIYNIIEAFRENGLNTLDHSAELDEPRLECIIASIYYALYKRLPSTHAVDVENCIEILTQWIMHTYDSDGIGRIRVLSVKTALSTLCEGRLIDKFRYVFTQISESNGILSVAKLDNYLRDLLTLPCAVGEEPNFSYSEDILDSFFQPGALNRTHTKLDDFLNAFMNENANGVLLWLHMFNKISKASCVEHAILCKGCGKKDFTGLRYKCLTCYNYQLCQDCFWRERVSGSHKADHDMKEYSSWNKGEKGTSVRKRLLCSPSKASGQKLPDYPKEPEPNKTLDLSNIVPPLPSSEPNSPNATLTRTPRFMMGSVSQHSNLSRTSSTKYSQDSVTRQDDEHRLISLYAQRLAEDSLNRKSPSKTSSSSITASEPTSEQKELISNLEERNKSLLSEIRLLKAEHEEAIQNAQQMGCDPNLLTELHALRQRKDELEMRMSALQETRRELMVQLEGLMKLLKNSDANNGATHEN
- the LOC130641128 gene encoding dystrobrevin beta-like isoform X1, translated to MVLNKDLSRGMNSPALYHRSISLNGTMNKKHGNALKKFLIEMKSKNFDDIKRATNRAAAKLFFVQRETSLYLVDIYNIIEAFRENGLNTLDHSAELDEPRLECIIASIYYALYKRLPSTHAVDVENCIEILTQWIMHTYDSDGIGRIRVLSVKTALSTLCEGRLIDKFRYVFTQISESNGILSVAKLDNYLRDLLTLPCAVGEEPNFSYSEDILDSFFQPGALNRTHTKLDDFLNAFMNENANGVLLWLHMFNKISKASCVEHAILCKGCGKKDFTGLRYKCLTCYNYQLCQDCFWRERVSGSHKADHDMKEYSSWNKGEKGTSVRKRLLCSPSKASGQKLPDYPKEPEPNKTLDLSNIVPPLPSSEPNSPNATLTRTPRFMMGSVSQHSNLSRTSSTKYSQDSVTRQDDEHRLISLYAQRLAEDSLNRKSPSKTSSSSITASEPTSEQKELISNLEERNKSLLSEIRLLKAEHEEAIQNAQQMGCDPNLLTELHALRQRKDELEMRMSALQETRRELMVQLEGLMKLLKHNQMNSPRHVTRVASGAGLSEMASKRPSGPPAGGNSLLMRGVNGEVKEAFGKTTVKEGSCGQDLRVDLMTAVEEVTTAMTSVVKELKDGGRTTTSSHATSCNDDAKLTDIRPVNSTQINNTEVRVY